A genomic region of Patescibacteria group bacterium contains the following coding sequences:
- the rplK gene encoding 50S ribosomal protein L11 produces MAKTIKTKIKLQVPAAEANPAPPVGPTLGQHGLNIMEFCNQFNERTQDKKGTILPVEITVYEDRTFDFIIKTPPVAEMIKKTLNLEKGSGIPNKNKVGKLTWAQVEAIAKDKMPDLQVNDVEAAKKIVAGTARSMGVDVA; encoded by the coding sequence GTGGCGAAAACGATTAAAACGAAAATTAAATTACAAGTTCCGGCTGCAGAAGCTAATCCAGCACCTCCGGTTGGTCCAACTTTGGGTCAGCATGGTTTGAATATTATGGAATTTTGTAATCAATTCAACGAAAGAACTCAAGATAAAAAAGGCACTATTTTACCAGTTGAAATTACAGTTTATGAAGATCGAACATTTGATTTTATTATTAAAACTCCACCAGTTGCGGAGATGATTAAAAAAACTTTAAATTTAGAAAAAGGTTCAGGTATCCCAAATAAAAATAAAGTTGGGAAATTAACCTGGGCGCAAGTTGAAGCGATTGCGAAAGATAAAATGCCAGACCTACAAGTTAATGATGTTGAAGCGGCCAAAAAAATTGTCGCCGGAACCGCCAGATCTATGGGTGTTGATGTCGCATAA
- the nusG gene encoding transcription termination/antitermination protein NusG translates to MVKKINPKSKEAVKGQRSWYVIHTYSGYEDQVAETLKERIESLGMQDKIFNVTVPKEKQIEIKRGKRKVVEKRIFPGYVLVDMIVTDDSWYVVRNTPNVTGFIGFGTHPTPIADSEMKIIQKKMGIEEPKYKIDLVIGESVKITDGPFSGLEGVIDEVDQERGKVKVLVSMFGRETPVNLDFLQIKKI, encoded by the coding sequence GTGGTCAAAAAGATTAACCCAAAATCAAAAGAAGCAGTTAAGGGTCAAAGAAGTTGGTACGTGATTCATACTTATTCTGGATATGAAGACCAAGTGGCAGAAACACTTAAAGAAAGAATTGAGTCTTTGGGAATGCAAGACAAGATTTTTAATGTCACTGTTCCTAAAGAAAAACAGATTGAGATTAAAAGAGGCAAGCGCAAAGTGGTCGAAAAAAGAATTTTTCCAGGCTATGTTTTGGTTGATATGATTGTCACTGATGATTCTTGGTATGTGGTCAGAAATACACCTAATGTGACTGGTTTTATTGGTTTTGGTACCCATCCAACGCCGATTGCGGATTCAGAAATGAAAATTATTCAGAAAAAAATGGGGATTGAGGAACCAAAATACAAGATTGATTTAGTGATCGGCGAGAGTGTTAAAATTACTGATGGTCCTTTTTCTGGTCTGGAAGGAGTAATTGATGAAGTTGATCAAGAAAGAGGCAAGGTGAAAGTTTTGGTGTCGATGTTTGGTCGGGAAACCCCGGTCAATTTAGACTTTTTACAGATTAAGAAAATATAA
- the rodA gene encoding rod shape-determining protein RodA yields the protein MPAKASKTIDWVLYLLVLLLIIVGILVIYSISYDSSGGNIFRDQIIFAIIGTIMMVIFTFLDYRSLKGLSIYLYLIGLVLLVLVYIFGKVTGGASRWLDLKFIQLQPSEIFKFILIITMASYLSNHQRDFSFRHFIASLLIIVMPIILVLIQPDFGTALILLIIGLSMLLASQIKKIYLFLLVILIAIFTPLTWFFILKDYQKIRLITFLNPKDDPFGAGYNVLQSSITVGSGMLYGRGFGKGFQSQLKFLPASHTDFIFAVFAEEFGFIGALIIILFFVILVIKIIQIAKIAADNFGMLFTVGVATLFIFQVLINIGMNIGIMPVTGIPLPFISSGGSALITNMVLIGILQSIIIRHKKLNFG from the coding sequence GTGCCTGCAAAAGCCTCAAAAACAATTGATTGGGTCTTGTATCTTTTGGTGTTGTTATTAATTATTGTCGGAATTTTAGTAATTTATAGTATTTCTTATGATTCGAGCGGCGGGAACATTTTTCGAGATCAGATTATTTTTGCGATTATTGGTACCATCATGATGGTGATTTTTACTTTTTTGGATTATCGGAGCTTAAAGGGGTTATCAATATATTTATATTTAATTGGTTTGGTTTTATTGGTTTTAGTATATATTTTTGGGAAAGTGACCGGCGGCGCCTCAAGATGGCTTGATTTGAAATTTATTCAACTTCAACCTTCAGAAATTTTTAAATTTATTTTAATCATTACCATGGCTTCATATCTATCTAATCATCAGCGGGATTTTAGCTTCCGTCATTTTATTGCGAGCTTGCTAATTATTGTGATGCCAATTATATTAGTTTTAATTCAACCTGATTTTGGGACGGCCTTAATCTTGTTAATTATTGGCCTAAGTATGCTTTTGGCTTCGCAAATAAAAAAAATTTATTTGTTTTTATTGGTAATTTTAATAGCAATTTTTACACCCTTGACCTGGTTTTTTATTTTAAAAGATTATCAAAAAATACGATTAATTACTTTTTTGAACCCAAAAGATGATCCGTTTGGGGCAGGATATAATGTTTTACAATCATCTATTACGGTGGGTTCCGGGATGCTATATGGTCGAGGTTTTGGAAAAGGGTTTCAGAGCCAATTAAAATTTTTACCAGCTTCTCATACTGATTTTATTTTTGCCGTTTTTGCAGAAGAATTTGGTTTTATTGGTGCTTTAATTATAATCTTATTTTTTGTAATTTTAGTGATTAAAATTATTCAAATTGCCAAAATCGCGGCTGATAATTTTGGGATGCTTTTCACCGTCGGAGTCGCCACTTTATTTATTTTTCAAGTTTTAATTAATATTGGTATGAATATTGGGATTATGCCAGTGACTGGAATTCCTTTGCCATTTATTAGTTCTGGCGGTTCAGCCCTGATCACAAATATGGTATTAATCGGTATTTTACAAAGCATTATTATTCGACATAAAAAATTGAATTTTGGCTAA
- the ileS gene encoding isoleucine--tRNA ligase, producing MENYKPLSPESEKEILKFWEKNRVFQKLIAKNKNKPAWSFLDGPITANNPMGVHHAWGRTYKDLFQRYHAMKGEEQRFQNGFDCQGLWVEVEVEKELGFKTKKEIEEYGIEKFVKKCKERVQKYAEVQTEQSIRLGQWMDWENSYYTMSDENNYAIWHFLKKCHEKGYLYKGHDCVPWCPRCGTAISQHEILSEEYREIYHESVYLKLPIINSEFKNSFLLVWTTTPWTLPGNVAVAVNDKLEYGVFSNGRENLILLKDLATKILNQDFKLTKTLKGQDLLDLKYIGPFDDLEMVLGAREKNPETFHAVISDNNLVTCEEGTGLVHIAPGAGAEDFKLAKSKNLSVINLIDESAGYSPKLGEFSGQNAKKHPEIILEYLRNKDAGKYFYKVEKYQHRYPVCWRCKKELVWRVVDEWYISMDKLREPMTVITKQIKWQPNFGLARELDWLKNMEDWLISKKRYWGLALPIFECECGNFEVIGSKKELEEKAVSGFDKFAGHTPHRPWIDEVKIKCSKCNKPVSRVKDVGNPWLDAGIVPFSTMKYFDDYEFWQKWYPADFICESFPGQFKNWFYSLIAMSTVLENSKPFKNVLGFATVRDDKGEEMHKSKGNTIWFNEAVEKVGADAMRWLYSLADPFSNLNFGYKNINEAKKELIIFQNVVNFFETYAKIDGWQKNKNIQDSKNLLDKWILSKLNSTIENVSGYLDQFKPHKATQQINNLILDLSLWYLRRSRKRRNEEFYQTLFEVIFNINILLAPFLPYFSEANYQRLKSENDPVSVHLLDFPKAKKELISTELNEQMAIVREIASLSLSLRDDAGIKIRQPLLGLSVWGKTSPIELKPELLAILAEEINVEKIDFKPQKDKEKFIIKKIKDLNFALDIEITPELKSAGILRELTRLIQETRKFANLNPDDLVEIFLKIEDTNIQKIISKNLSEFRKNILSSKITFEKNDVDFKKESKIDGKNIWIGIKK from the coding sequence ATGGAAAATTATAAACCTTTATCTCCGGAATCCGAAAAAGAAATTTTGAAATTTTGGGAAAAAAATCGAGTTTTTCAAAAATTAATTGCTAAAAATAAAAATAAACCGGCTTGGTCTTTTTTGGACGGACCGATTACGGCTAATAATCCCATGGGCGTGCATCATGCTTGGGGCCGAACCTATAAAGACCTTTTTCAGCGCTATCACGCAATGAAAGGCGAGGAGCAGCGTTTCCAAAATGGTTTTGATTGCCAAGGGTTATGGGTGGAAGTTGAGGTTGAAAAAGAACTCGGCTTTAAAACTAAAAAAGAAATTGAAGAATACGGTATTGAAAAATTTGTCAAAAAATGCAAGGAAAGAGTTCAAAAATATGCGGAGGTCCAAACTGAGCAATCAATCAGGCTTGGTCAATGGATGGATTGGGAAAATTCTTACTATACTATGTCAGATGAAAATAATTATGCGATCTGGCATTTTTTGAAAAAATGCCACGAGAAAGGTTATTTATATAAAGGTCACGATTGTGTGCCATGGTGCCCAAGATGCGGTACTGCCATTTCCCAACATGAAATATTATCCGAAGAATACCGGGAAATTTACCACGAATCTGTTTATTTGAAATTACCAATAATAAACTCTGAGTTTAAAAATAGTTTTTTGTTGGTCTGGACAACCACACCTTGGACTTTACCGGGAAATGTCGCAGTAGCGGTTAATGATAAATTAGAATATGGGGTATTTAGCAATGGGCGGGAAAATTTAATTTTGCTTAAAGATTTAGCTACCAAAATCTTAAACCAAGATTTTAAACTTACCAAAACCCTCAAAGGTCAAGATTTGTTAGATTTAAAATATATCGGTCCATTTGATGATTTGGAGATGGTTTTGGGGGCGAGAGAAAAAAATCCCGAAACATTTCATGCGGTTATTAGCGATAATAATTTGGTCACTTGCGAAGAGGGAACTGGTTTAGTTCATATTGCACCGGGCGCTGGTGCTGAAGATTTTAAATTAGCAAAATCTAAGAATTTATCAGTCATCAACTTAATTGATGAGTCAGCTGGGTATTCGCCTAAACTTGGTGAATTCTCGGGCCAAAATGCCAAAAAACATCCTGAAATTATTTTAGAATATTTAAGAAATAAAGATGCTGGCAAATATTTTTATAAAGTTGAAAAGTATCAGCATCGATATCCGGTTTGTTGGCGATGCAAAAAAGAATTAGTCTGGCGAGTCGTTGATGAATGGTATATTTCTATGGATAAACTTCGCGAGCCAATGACGGTGATAACTAAACAAATCAAATGGCAGCCTAATTTTGGCTTAGCTCGGGAATTAGATTGGTTGAAAAATATGGAAGATTGGTTAATTTCAAAGAAGCGATATTGGGGTTTAGCTTTGCCAATTTTTGAATGCGAATGTGGTAATTTTGAAGTAATTGGATCTAAAAAAGAGTTGGAAGAAAAAGCAGTTTCGGGTTTTGATAAATTTGCCGGACACACTCCGCATCGTCCCTGGATTGATGAAGTAAAAATTAAATGTTCAAAATGTAACAAACCAGTTTCTCGCGTTAAAGACGTTGGTAATCCCTGGTTAGATGCGGGAATCGTGCCTTTTTCCACCATGAAATATTTTGACGATTATGAATTTTGGCAAAAATGGTATCCGGCAGATTTTATTTGTGAATCATTTCCCGGTCAATTTAAAAATTGGTTTTATTCATTAATTGCCATGAGTACAGTTTTAGAAAATTCCAAACCCTTTAAAAATGTTTTGGGATTTGCGACTGTTCGCGATGATAAAGGTGAGGAGATGCACAAATCAAAAGGAAATACAATTTGGTTTAATGAGGCAGTTGAAAAGGTGGGAGCAGACGCGATGCGTTGGTTATACAGCTTGGCTGATCCTTTTTCAAATTTAAATTTTGGTTACAAGAATATCAATGAAGCTAAAAAAGAGTTAATTATTTTTCAAAATGTAGTTAATTTTTTTGAAACCTATGCTAAAATTGATGGATGGCAAAAAAATAAAAATATTCAAGATTCAAAAAATTTATTAGATAAATGGATTCTCTCCAAATTAAATTCGACAATTGAAAATGTCTCGGGGTATTTAGATCAATTTAAACCGCACAAAGCAACTCAGCAAATTAATAATTTAATTTTAGACCTTTCACTTTGGTACCTGCGCCGCAGTCGTAAAAGAAGAAATGAAGAATTTTATCAAACGCTTTTTGAAGTAATTTTTAATATAAATATATTATTAGCGCCATTTTTACCTTATTTTAGCGAAGCGAATTATCAGCGTCTCAAATCGGAAAATGATCCTGTATCTGTGCATTTGTTAGATTTTCCAAAAGCCAAAAAAGAATTAATTTCAACTGAGTTAAATGAACAAATGGCAATAGTTCGTGAAATTGCTTCGCTGTCACTGTCTTTGCGAGACGATGCCGGTATTAAAATTAGACAACCGCTTTTAGGACTTTCGGTTTGGGGGAAAACGAGTCCGATTGAACTAAAACCAGAATTATTAGCAATTTTAGCCGAAGAAATAAATGTTGAAAAAATTGATTTTAAACCTCAAAAAGATAAAGAAAAATTTATCATTAAAAAGATTAAAGATTTAAATTTTGCCTTAGATATTGAGATTACTCCTGAGTTAAAAAGTGCGGGAATTTTAAGAGAATTAACCAGATTAATCCAAGAAACTCGAAAATTTGCTAATTTAAACCCTGACGATTTAGTTGAAATATTCCTGAAAATTGAGGATACAAATATTCAAAAAATAATTTCTAAAAATCTATCAGAGTTTCGAAAGAATATCTTAAGCTCAAAAATTACTTTTGAAAAAAATGACGTTGATTTTAAAAAAGAATCTAAAATTGACGGTAAAAATATTTGGATCGGAATCAAAAAATAG
- the rplU gene encoding 50S ribosomal protein L21 — protein MKAIISYLGKQFLVSEGSVFEVLTHNLKKSDKIKIDKVGLIANGESIKIGKPEVAGTIVEAEVVEIGKGKKLRGIKFNAKKRYQRILGYRQVVAKIKVNKIKV, from the coding sequence ATGAAAGCTATCATTTCTTATTTAGGAAAACAATTTTTAGTTTCTGAAGGTTCGGTTTTTGAGGTTTTGACGCATAATTTAAAAAAAAGCGACAAAATCAAAATCGATAAGGTAGGTTTAATCGCCAATGGCGAGAGTATTAAAATTGGAAAACCTGAGGTAGCAGGCACAATAGTTGAAGCGGAAGTGGTTGAAATTGGGAAAGGTAAAAAATTACGAGGGATTAAATTTAACGCTAAAAAAAGATATCAACGAATTTTAGGATATCGCCAAGTTGTGGCAAAAATAAAAGTCAATAAAATTAAGGTTTAA
- the secE gene encoding preprotein translocase subunit SecE, protein MMFSKITNYFTQSFQELKRVNWPKRNEVIKLSLIVIIATVIATLIVAGIDWLLSQLLNYFVMK, encoded by the coding sequence ATGATGTTTTCAAAAATTACAAATTATTTTACACAATCATTTCAGGAATTAAAAAGGGTTAATTGGCCAAAACGAAATGAAGTGATTAAGTTGAGTTTAATTGTAATTATTGCGACAGTTATTGCAACTTTAATTGTAGCGGGGATCGATTGGTTATTATCCCAATTATTAAATTATTTTGTGATGAAATAA